The following are encoded together in the Helicobacteraceae bacterium genome:
- a CDS encoding GtrA family protein produces the protein MFSKSFVKYLVIGTFVTLLYGVVLSGFIELCYFNPVLANALTFAIVNAISYLLQSRFVFGRQICVKSYLKFVSSYAFAFALTLLIAYLVELCGAHYLIGYFIISALAPIANFVVLKLWVFREG, from the coding sequence ATGTTTTCAAAGAGCTTTGTAAAGTATCTGGTAATTGGAACGTTTGTTACGCTTCTTTACGGCGTTGTTTTAAGCGGGTTTATCGAGCTTTGTTATTTTAATCCGGTCTTGGCTAACGCGTTGACTTTCGCGATCGTAAACGCAATTTCGTATCTTTTACAAAGCCGTTTTGTTTTTGGGCGGCAAATTTGCGTAAAATCATACCTCAAGTTTGTCTCCTCTTACGCTTTCGCTTTTGCGCTAACTCTACTAATAGCATACTTGGTTGAGCTATGCGGCGCACACTATTTAATCGGTTACTTTATTATATCGGCGTTAGCGCCTATAGCGAACTTTGTCGTATTGAAATTATGGGTATTTAGGGAGGGCTGA